A window of Kiritimatiellaceae bacterium contains these coding sequences:
- a CDS encoding choice-of-anchor D domain-containing protein — protein MKNVIKWVLPVCSCVIPALKCVRLQKSICRRSITFGCLLLLQATPLLAATIQNPYYTNQQWRVWMDDESPMTESINGTIQPPPVANRLYPDDVTSAEASAGLFVKMRTNDWPARKYAGFFDDHFSSRDGYHTRVESAWVGDNSNSISFKYGDATTAYRLIQSEGVYGSGLNVQTYGVMWENQSTTGQGDDQTDSAINAYYLEKDHFANVFRSGPSYSSYNESAGVERDDFQAYLPSYLNTHGASFGVSPLYTRILGAGGYLPVETKRKLLQNGLYASAMHYLFKASLPFQVEYGHHFRHRIHYWGYGINSETIDIAPDHYFDYALDIAEHYNPSLHMKNMIALAKRMTVAPPIALLSTVTILSGTNGYTGAPTAPRTAALIKQGAGQTVQVRVSTSACYDINGLPVDVRLELANGNPNTTIAKESGSNWLITVPDDADRPDGRTTILMIANNGIFDSNPAAITVSRFLTDGLSATNARLPHPVGARDTRVLAGTTKSYDLFTAANAPRAIDYLLWDGATATLDGNRIQLAPPLNATPATEGVVAVATDGLTGNGMKGTKLRYTIVNTLADIQANVTQGPPPLTVNFDGSASGDKNGGAVTLAWDFGDGGTSTSTSPSHTYTNPGIYVATLTATGPLGSDTAKRTIEVSPSSTAWPIVINNGWTKAGGIDPAVWTTVGSTVAAFSPYLKVTASPTEGSITSVTNLTLPAYAEFDFAYPLGYYNYIEFFGQRFGTLRPDPDATAGDRYPFAFEKMPHVAGTPSVPVAFITAGDDRTHRLRMFAEADPGHPGRMRITGRITTAFTDDSFSFDDLEIVDNKLRVIGQANAAVPSFELWRAQVWSPTGTPVTTPSLAIYDSTSTLISDDAVADASTSFTDDRSFGIAAAPGATLNKTFTIRNTGNDNLYLTGSPLVKIITAGQGFAISSLPPSTNLAPGAATTFTVTYTDTGALWSGTLLEIKTSDTNRTAYRFPVQAYGYTPPELEVRGHGLAITNGRALTYRADHTLFTNTEVGQSQTNTFNLFNIGTGELTLSNATLSGGGAAQFSIVKQPRASVGAFGSTALQISYHPAAAGTHTATLTVTNNDADEGVMTWIISGTATATAARDLRVSYNGNILTPGDLTPALTDGTDFGPTAIGASANHSFDLTALVGNVRITSATISGSTNFAIQQDPAWLVTGSRPTTLRIFYLPVAVATNTATLTLVTDDVSTPTMTFALSGEGQISPVMSVTGNGVAIASGDAVAQAGDFTDFGNIAKGIATSRSFVVKNTTANSTLVISGVTFSGANGGDLTATANFPLTLAFNQTATITLNWTPQGLGTRTATVGINDNSLTDNPYTFALAALATPYVVSTPVFPGVPGGLLRPNAAFADFDKDGDLDLALMGNDPNNIYYNTVGGPAVQSPSGVFRNDGANWTRVAVSTLLNLSDGDIAWSDIDNDGKLDVLAVGQTDNANSAIYNTTNGNAKFRSSAYAAIEHYNGSTFTQTYPGTIGGDSGIVAIGDYDNDGKDDFFTSGWAGIQYSVAEYVALYHNDGGRTYTMRTNGIPVEQYQAGEEWFESSRAEWFDMDRDGDLDLVVAGLYINPDNSFSYAAVVWLNNGNGTFTKGAQLTRSNVANKIQMAVADFDGDGDFDILISNDNATTPGSTLFLNDGTGTFTTGWTSSTLRFTCRPKAIDLDNDGDLDVLVTKYLGSGSDLGIRLLNNGTGTFTEDAAFTFPGIGDMAIALGDIDNNGTIDFFTSGRSANTGATATGLYQTPAASGTNAPPDYPTALTANVVGTNVTFNWTAPTDDTTPSAALTYRLRIGTAPGTDNIVSGLADLATGRRYVVAAGQFQQTSWHYTLTNGNYYVAVQAIDNNFAGGAWSPERIVTVGNITPPVNTAPVAVNDAISVSNKRNTLLDVLTNDTDAEAQALYLNIITQPATGGTVTRQGGFIRFNPTPDFNGTSTFTYTVTDGNLTSSPATVTLTVGDDYPPVANAGPDFTTAPNTLVTLNGTASDADGDAIAVAWTQQSGPAVTLGGTIYNATFTPTVAGVYVFVFTATANGASATDTATITVTATNSLFWAGGIGDASGSSVDTRSATAANLAGVWNAANLNWNPSSSATTGYQTWSNNSIASIKLSDATASVTPDIELAQDITVAGLNITIPGGGSGSQAFDWYSSDSANRTVTLAPNALINLTWGDVTDNFQVRPAEFVAGRGGVILAGTGGFTLDCNTSGGIFQINTPIAVSGKVQVNGGILRLNSTSSLLNASKITVRSPGARLDPFAAPGINFFSDTATLVLACGQFSMQSTNTTTAYNETIGSIALEGTGWINSDPRASAVATVQSTLNLASGFTRGGNGHGVLEFIDGTNTDGGPGCANGVLVTGHGFGNNAFIPYGIAQGRGYNITTATDQGTAASVRFLATDASGKLGVVNSTASSADLTNAAWQGFTATSDVHLEDPTFVNSLAANATMRSLAIGRNTTGAQTFGMNSKQLTVGSLAWSPNAAVNLTLGVNDATRGTLTSTGSELYLIHHRANIAANSSLIINSVIFGNMDVICAGSTAQIQLNTASTYTGRTFVNGNILQLNSTASLPNTSEINLASGCQLITTATNLTLGGGTIQKLSGSGTVRADTRTVSLGSKATLAPGNPNANDTLTFNLTSGKLDFAAGSKLALDLGSVADSDKIVFTTSGNWLTQSGQPTLTLALGAGFDYTQTYPIFQGVTTAGFTFAAITGYDTAHYVATITQSGDSYLLNFAPVPALIVNLPTGYAAWSAGIAWNGADSSLLGAPAGDGIANLMKYALGLNPLTSGYQGRFLTGFANMASQTYLQLTYTRPEPAPANVSYLIEAANELAPPDWTENATVVISNTVTNNTRTITVRDQFSTAEKTKHFMRLKVTETP, from the coding sequence ATGAAGAACGTAATAAAATGGGTGTTGCCTGTCTGTTCATGCGTGATTCCTGCGCTGAAGTGCGTGAGGCTTCAGAAATCAATTTGCCGACGCTCTATCACCTTCGGTTGCCTGCTTTTGCTGCAAGCCACCCCGTTGCTCGCGGCGACCATCCAAAACCCCTATTACACCAACCAACAATGGCGCGTGTGGATGGATGACGAGTCGCCCATGACGGAATCCATCAACGGCACAATTCAGCCGCCGCCGGTCGCAAACCGCCTCTACCCCGACGATGTCACCTCCGCCGAAGCCTCCGCCGGTCTCTTCGTGAAGATGCGCACCAACGACTGGCCCGCGCGCAAGTATGCCGGCTTCTTCGATGACCACTTCTCCTCGCGCGACGGCTACCATACGCGCGTCGAGTCGGCATGGGTCGGCGACAACAGCAACAGCATCTCCTTCAAATATGGAGATGCCACCACCGCATATCGTCTCATTCAATCCGAGGGTGTTTACGGCTCCGGCCTCAATGTGCAGACCTATGGCGTGATGTGGGAGAACCAGTCCACCACCGGCCAGGGTGACGACCAGACCGACTCCGCCATTAACGCTTATTATTTGGAAAAAGACCATTTCGCCAACGTCTTCCGCTCCGGCCCATCCTACTCCTCCTACAATGAATCCGCCGGCGTCGAGCGTGACGACTTCCAAGCCTATCTGCCGAGTTACCTCAACACCCACGGCGCTTCGTTTGGCGTATCGCCGCTTTACACCCGCATCCTTGGCGCGGGTGGTTATCTGCCCGTCGAGACCAAACGCAAGCTCCTGCAAAACGGACTTTACGCCAGCGCCATGCACTACCTGTTCAAGGCGTCATTGCCATTTCAGGTTGAATACGGCCATCACTTCCGCCACCGCATTCACTACTGGGGTTACGGAATCAACAGCGAAACCATTGATATCGCGCCCGATCACTACTTCGACTACGCTCTCGATATCGCCGAGCATTACAACCCCAGCCTGCACATGAAAAATATGATCGCGCTGGCCAAGCGAATGACCGTCGCCCCGCCCATCGCGCTGCTCAGCACCGTGACGATTCTGTCCGGCACAAACGGCTACACCGGCGCTCCAACCGCACCCCGCACGGCGGCGCTCATCAAGCAAGGTGCCGGTCAAACCGTTCAAGTCCGCGTCAGCACTTCCGCCTGTTACGACATCAACGGCCTGCCTGTGGATGTCCGCCTCGAACTCGCCAACGGCAACCCCAACACCACCATCGCCAAGGAATCCGGCAGCAACTGGCTCATCACCGTGCCCGACGATGCCGACAGGCCCGATGGCCGCACCACCATCCTAATGATCGCCAACAACGGCATCTTCGACAGCAACCCCGCCGCCATCACTGTCTCCCGCTTTCTCACCGACGGACTCAGCGCCACGAACGCCCGCCTGCCGCATCCCGTCGGCGCGAGAGACACGCGGGTTCTCGCCGGCACCACAAAATCCTACGACCTCTTCACCGCCGCGAACGCCCCCCGCGCCATTGATTATCTGCTCTGGGACGGCGCCACCGCCACCCTCGATGGCAACCGCATCCAACTCGCTCCTCCGCTCAACGCCACGCCCGCCACCGAAGGCGTCGTCGCCGTCGCCACCGACGGACTCACCGGCAATGGCATGAAGGGAACCAAACTCCGCTACACCATCGTCAACACCCTCGCCGACATTCAGGCCAACGTCACCCAAGGCCCGCCGCCACTCACCGTGAACTTCGACGGCAGCGCCTCCGGCGATAAAAACGGCGGGGCCGTCACGCTGGCATGGGATTTTGGTGACGGTGGCACCAGTACCTCCACATCCCCATCGCACACCTACACCAATCCCGGCATCTACGTCGCAACCCTCACCGCCACCGGCCCGCTCGGCAGCGACACCGCCAAGCGCACCATCGAAGTCTCCCCCTCCTCTACCGCGTGGCCCATCGTCATCAACAACGGCTGGACCAAAGCCGGTGGCATTGACCCCGCCGTGTGGACCACCGTCGGCTCGACCGTCGCGGCATTCTCCCCCTACCTGAAAGTCACCGCCAGCCCGACCGAAGGCTCCATCACCTCCGTCACGAATCTCACTCTGCCCGCGTATGCGGAATTCGACTTTGCCTACCCGCTCGGCTACTACAACTACATCGAGTTTTTCGGCCAGCGCTTCGGGACTTTGCGCCCCGACCCAGACGCCACCGCCGGCGACCGCTACCCGTTTGCGTTTGAAAAAATGCCCCACGTCGCCGGCACACCTAGCGTCCCTGTTGCCTTCATCACCGCCGGTGATGACCGCACACACCGGCTCCGCATGTTCGCCGAAGCCGACCCCGGCCACCCCGGGCGGATGCGCATCACGGGACGCATCACCACCGCATTCACCGACGATAGCTTCTCCTTCGACGACCTCGAAATCGTGGACAACAAACTTCGCGTCATCGGTCAGGCCAACGCCGCCGTGCCTTCCTTTGAACTTTGGCGCGCACAGGTCTGGTCGCCCACCGGCACGCCCGTAACCACACCTTCGCTCGCCATCTACGATTCCACCAGTACGCTCATCTCCGACGACGCCGTCGCCGACGCCTCAACATCCTTCACCGACGACCGCTCGTTCGGCATCGCGGCGGCGCCCGGAGCCACCCTGAATAAAACCTTCACCATCCGCAATACCGGCAACGACAACCTCTACCTCACCGGCTCGCCGCTAGTCAAAATCATCACCGCCGGTCAAGGATTCGCCATTTCATCCCTACCGCCGAGCACCAACCTCGCCCCCGGCGCGGCCACCACCTTCACCGTCACCTACACCGACACCGGCGCACTCTGGTCCGGCACGTTGCTCGAAATCAAAACCAGCGACACCAACCGCACTGCCTACCGTTTCCCCGTGCAAGCCTATGGCTATACCCCGCCCGAGCTCGAAGTGCGCGGTCACGGACTCGCCATCACCAACGGCCGCGCACTCACCTACCGCGCCGACCACACCCTCTTCACCAACACCGAAGTCGGCCAATCGCAGACCAACACCTTCAACCTCTTCAATATCGGAACTGGTGAACTGACCTTGAGCAACGCCACCCTCAGCGGCGGCGGCGCGGCACAATTCAGCATCGTCAAACAACCGCGCGCCAGCGTCGGGGCGTTCGGCTCGACCGCGTTGCAGATTAGCTACCACCCCGCCGCGGCCGGAACTCACACCGCAACACTCACCGTCACGAACAACGACGCCGATGAAGGCGTGATGACCTGGATCATCTCCGGCACCGCCACCGCCACCGCTGCCCGCGATCTGCGCGTGAGCTATAACGGCAACATCCTCACGCCCGGCGACCTCACCCCTGCGCTCACCGACGGCACCGACTTTGGCCCCACCGCCATCGGCGCTTCGGCCAATCACAGTTTCGACCTCACCGCGCTCGTCGGCAACGTCCGCATCACCAGTGCCACGATCTCCGGCAGCACCAACTTCGCCATCCAGCAAGACCCCGCATGGCTCGTCACCGGCAGCCGGCCCACAACCCTCCGCATTTTTTACCTGCCGGTCGCCGTCGCCACAAACACCGCCACGCTCACCCTTGTCACCGATGACGTCTCCACTCCGACCATGACGTTCGCACTCTCCGGCGAAGGCCAGATATCGCCCGTGATGTCTGTCACCGGCAACGGCGTCGCCATTGCCAGCGGCGATGCCGTCGCGCAGGCGGGAGACTTTACCGACTTCGGCAACATCGCCAAAGGCATCGCCACCTCGCGCAGCTTCGTCGTAAAAAACACCACGGCGAACAGCACCCTCGTCATCAGCGGCGTCACCTTCAGCGGCGCCAATGGCGGCGACCTCACGGCGACCGCGAACTTTCCACTCACCCTCGCCTTCAATCAGACCGCGACCATCACGCTGAACTGGACTCCGCAGGGCCTCGGCACGCGCACCGCCACCGTCGGCATCAACGACAACAGCCTCACCGACAATCCGTACACCTTTGCCCTCGCCGCCTTGGCGACCCCCTACGTCGTCAGCACGCCCGTTTTCCCCGGCGTGCCCGGCGGCTTGCTGCGTCCCAATGCAGCCTTCGCCGACTTCGACAAGGACGGCGATCTCGACCTTGCGCTCATGGGCAATGACCCGAACAACATCTATTACAACACCGTCGGCGGCCCTGCCGTGCAGAGTCCCTCAGGCGTCTTCCGCAACGACGGCGCAAACTGGACCCGCGTCGCTGTTAGCACCCTGCTCAACCTCTCCGACGGCGACATTGCGTGGAGCGACATTGACAACGATGGCAAGCTTGACGTGCTCGCCGTCGGCCAGACCGACAACGCCAACAGCGCCATCTACAACACCACCAACGGCAATGCGAAGTTCCGCTCGTCCGCTTACGCCGCCATTGAGCATTACAACGGCAGCACCTTTACCCAGACCTATCCCGGCACCATCGGCGGCGACAGCGGCATCGTCGCTATCGGCGATTACGACAACGACGGCAAGGACGACTTCTTCACCAGCGGCTGGGCCGGCATCCAGTACAGCGTCGCCGAGTATGTGGCGCTCTACCACAATGACGGCGGCCGCACCTACACCATGCGCACCAACGGAATTCCCGTGGAGCAATATCAGGCGGGCGAGGAATGGTTTGAGAGTTCCCGTGCCGAATGGTTCGACATGGATCGTGATGGCGATCTCGACCTCGTCGTCGCCGGTCTTTACATCAACCCTGACAACTCCTTTAGCTATGCCGCCGTCGTCTGGCTCAACAACGGCAACGGCACCTTCACCAAAGGCGCGCAACTCACCCGTAGCAATGTTGCCAACAAAATCCAGATGGCCGTGGCCGACTTCGATGGCGATGGCGACTTCGACATTCTCATCAGCAACGACAACGCCACCACTCCCGGCAGCACCCTTTTCCTCAACGATGGCACCGGAACCTTCACCACCGGCTGGACCAGTAGTACATTGCGCTTTACCTGCCGGCCGAAAGCCATTGACCTCGACAATGACGGCGACCTCGACGTGCTCGTGACGAAATACCTCGGCAGCGGAAGCGACCTCGGCATCCGCCTCCTTAACAACGGCACCGGCACGTTCACCGAAGACGCCGCCTTCACCTTCCCCGGCATCGGCGATATGGCCATTGCGCTCGGCGACATTGACAACAACGGCACGATTGATTTCTTCACCTCGGGCCGCAGTGCTAACACCGGCGCGACCGCCACCGGCCTCTACCAAACGCCAGCGGCCAGCGGCACCAATGCTCCTCCCGACTACCCCACCGCGCTCACAGCGAATGTCGTCGGCACCAACGTTACCTTCAACTGGACCGCGCCCACCGACGACACCACGCCCAGCGCCGCCTTGACCTATCGCCTCCGCATCGGCACCGCGCCCGGCACCGACAACATCGTCAGCGGCCTCGCCGACCTCGCCACCGGTCGTCGCTATGTCGTCGCCGCCGGCCAATTCCAGCAAACCTCCTGGCACTACACCCTGACCAACGGCAACTACTACGTCGCCGTGCAGGCCATTGACAACAACTTCGCTGGCGGCGCGTGGTCGCCGGAACGCATCGTCACCGTCGGCAACATCACCCCGCCCGTCAACACCGCGCCCGTCGCGGTGAATGATGCAATCAGCGTCAGCAACAAACGCAACACATTGCTGGACGTTCTCACCAACGACACCGACGCCGAAGCCCAGGCGCTTTATCTCAACATCATCACACAGCCCGCGACCGGCGGAACCGTCACACGGCAGGGCGGCTTTATTCGTTTCAATCCCACCCCTGACTTTAACGGCACGAGCACCTTCACCTACACTGTCACCGACGGCAACCTCACCTCCAGCCCCGCCACCGTCACCCTCACCGTCGGCGATGACTACCCGCCCGTCGCCAATGCCGGCCCGGATTTCACCACCGCGCCAAACACTCTTGTCACCCTCAACGGCACCGCCAGCGATGCGGATGGCGACGCCATTGCCGTCGCCTGGACCCAACAGAGCGGCCCCGCAGTCACGCTCGGCGGCACGATTTACAACGCCACCTTCACCCCCACGGTCGCCGGCGTGTATGTCTTCGTATTCACCGCCACCGCCAACGGTGCTTCCGCCACCGACACCGCGACCATCACCGTAACCGCCACAAACTCGCTCTTCTGGGCGGGCGGCATCGGCGACGCCAGCGGCAGCAGCGTGGATACCCGCAGTGCCACCGCCGCCAACCTTGCCGGCGTATGGAACGCGGCAAATCTGAATTGGAATCCGTCGAGTAGCGCCACCACCGGCTACCAGACGTGGAGCAACAACAGCATCGCCAGCATTAAATTGAGCGACGCGACCGCGAGCGTCACGCCCGACATCGAACTCGCGCAGGACATCACCGTCGCCGGATTGAATATCACCATCCCCGGCGGCGGCAGCGGAAGTCAGGCGTTCGACTGGTATTCCAGCGACAGTGCCAACCGAACCGTCACCCTCGCGCCGAACGCGCTGATCAATCTCACGTGGGGCGATGTCACTGATAATTTCCAGGTGCGCCCCGCCGAGTTCGTCGCCGGGCGCGGTGGTGTCATCCTCGCCGGTACCGGTGGTTTCACCCTCGACTGCAACACCAGCGGCGGCATCTTCCAGATCAACACCCCGATCGCCGTCAGCGGCAAAGTACAGGTCAACGGCGGTATCCTGCGCCTCAACTCCACCTCATCCTTGTTAAACGCCAGCAAGATCACCGTCCGCAGCCCCGGTGCCCGGCTCGACCCCTTCGCCGCCCCCGGCATAAACTTTTTCAGCGACACCGCCACGCTCGTGCTCGCCTGCGGCCAGTTCAGCATGCAATCCACCAACACTACCACAGCCTACAACGAGACCATTGGCAGCATCGCGCTCGAAGGCACCGGCTGGATTAACAGCGACCCGCGTGCCTCCGCCGTCGCCACCGTGCAATCCACCCTTAACCTCGCCAGCGGTTTCACGCGGGGCGGCAACGGCCACGGCGTACTTGAATTCATTGACGGCACGAACACCGATGGCGGCCCCGGCTGCGCCAACGGCGTGCTCGTCACCGGCCACGGCTTTGGCAACAACGCCTTCATCCCATACGGCATCGCGCAGGGTCGAGGTTACAACATCACCACCGCCACCGACCAAGGCACCGCTGCCAGCGTGCGTTTCCTCGCCACTGATGCCTCCGGAAAACTCGGCGTGGTGAACAGCACCGCCAGCAGTGCCGACCTCACCAATGCCGCGTGGCAGGGCTTCACCGCTACCAGCGACGTGCACCTCGAAGACCCCACCTTCGTCAACTCCCTCGCCGCCAACGCCACGATGCGCAGCCTCGCCATCGGGCGAAACACCACCGGCGCGCAGACCTTCGGGATGAATAGCAAACAACTCACTGTCGGCTCCCTTGCCTGGTCGCCCAACGCCGCCGTCAACCTCACCCTCGGCGTCAACGACGCCACCCGCGGCACCCTCACCTCCACCGGCAGCGAGTTGTATCTCATCCATCACCGCGCTAACATCGCCGCCAATTCGAGCCTCATCATCAACAGCGTCATCTTTGGAAACATGGATGTCATCTGCGCCGGTTCCACCGCGCAGATTCAGCTCAACACCGCCAGCACCTACACCGGACGCACCTTCGTTAACGGAAATATTCTCCAACTCAACAGCACCGCCAGCCTCCCCAACACCAGCGAAATCAATCTCGCCAGCGGCTGCCAGCTCATCACCACCGCCACCAACCTCACCCTCGGCGGCGGCACCATCCAGAAACTTTCCGGCAGCGGCACCGTCCGGGCCGACACCCGCACCGTCAGCCTCGGCAGCAAAGCCACGCTCGCTCCCGGCAATCCGAACGCCAACGACACGCTCACGTTCAACCTCACGTCCGGCAAACTTGACTTCGCCGCCGGCTCGAAACTCGCCCTCGATCTCGGCAGCGTGGCCGACAGCGACAAGATTGTTTTTACCACCAGCGGCAACTGGCTCACGCAAAGCGGCCAGCCAACGCTCACGCTCGCGCTCGGCGCGGGATTTGATTACACGCAGACCTATCCGATATTCCAGGGCGTCACCACCGCCGGCTTCACCTTCGCCGCCATCACCGGCTACGACACCGCGCATTACGTCGCCACCATCACGCAGTCCGGCGACAGCTACCTGCTGAACTTCGCGCCCGTCCCGGCCCTCATCGTCAACCTCCCCACCGGCTACGCGGCGTGGAGCGCCGGCATCGCGTGGAACGGCGCGGACAGCTCGCTCCTCGGCGCGCCCGCCGGCGATGGCATCGCCAACCTGATGAAATACGCGCTCGGCCTCAACCCTCTGACCAGCGGCTACCAAGGCCGCTTCCTCACCGGCTTTGCCAACATGGCCAGTCAGACCTATCTCCAGCTCACCTACACCCGGCCCGAACCCGCACCTGCAAACGTCAGCTACCTCATCGAAGCCGCCAATGAACTGGCCCCACCCGACTGGACCGAGAATGCCACGGTGGTAATTAGCAACACGGTGACCAACAACACCCGAACCATCACCGTCCGCGACCAATTTTCCACTGCCGAAAAAACCAAACACTTCATGCGACTGAAAGTTACTGAAACACCATAA
- a CDS encoding methionine synthase, protein MKIVDAVKNGQVLISDGAWGTFLQKKGLKPGECPELWNITRPDDVRAIAQSYIDSGADMVESNTFGGSRFKLAHYGLAERTVEINEAGARLSREAAGADHWVIASIGPTGKMLVMEEVTEDELYSSFKEQVIALAKGGADAICIETMSDIEEAAIAVRAVKENSVCEAIITFTFTQTVNGDYRTMMGVSPEQAAEAMLDAGADIIGTNCGNGIERMIDIVKVMRGAAPETPILVHANAGLPRNINGVDTFPETPEMMAAQVSGLIEAGANIIGGCCGTTPEHIRAIKQVIFRERN, encoded by the coding sequence ATGAAAATTGTTGATGCAGTAAAAAACGGACAGGTACTGATATCAGACGGTGCGTGGGGAACGTTCCTGCAGAAGAAAGGACTCAAACCGGGGGAGTGTCCCGAACTTTGGAATATCACGCGACCCGATGATGTGCGAGCCATCGCACAGAGCTACATCGATTCCGGCGCAGATATGGTGGAAAGCAACACATTCGGAGGAAGCCGTTTTAAACTGGCGCATTACGGTCTGGCAGAGCGCACGGTGGAAATTAACGAGGCGGGGGCGCGGCTTTCGCGCGAAGCGGCCGGTGCCGACCATTGGGTGATCGCTTCGATCGGCCCGACGGGCAAGATGCTGGTGATGGAAGAAGTAACCGAAGACGAACTCTACAGTTCCTTCAAGGAGCAGGTGATTGCATTGGCAAAGGGCGGGGCGGATGCCATTTGTATTGAAACCATGAGTGACATCGAAGAGGCGGCAATCGCGGTCAGGGCGGTTAAAGAAAATTCCGTCTGTGAAGCAATCATCACGTTCACATTTACTCAGACGGTGAACGGTGATTACCGCACCATGATGGGTGTTTCTCCCGAACAGGCGGCAGAGGCCATGCTGGATGCCGGCGCGGATATTATCGGCACTAATTGCGGCAACGGGATCGAACGCATGATCGACATTGTTAAAGTGATGCGCGGCGCGGCACCTGAAACCCCGATTCTGGTTCACGCCAATGCCGGTCTGCCCAGAAATATTAACGGTGTCGATACGTTCCCGGAAACTCCGGAAATGATGGCGGCGCAGGTTTCCGGATTGATCGAGGCGGGCGCAAACATCATCGGCGGATGCTGCGGCACAACACCGGAACACATCAGAGCGATTAAGCAGGTAATCTTCAGAGAACGTAACTAA
- a CDS encoding DUF4445 domain-containing protein: MKNRSGVFLSELAAEAGFPLNMQCGGQGACKGCFVELGAGRYRISEKEITVAHGQTLEARACKTTVLCDSARIKIPKRSLLKIGACSSADFYATRKNLFHGSETRAGELGIAVDIGTTTVAAILVELSTGRILARESAYNRQIELADNIASRIALCCEDTNLKKLQRLIVSETLIPMFGKLAAQSSQSLNRVTKIVFSGNTVMSHLALGLSALSIGTIPFEPLTKVFSEHAAPEIGLTNCQNARVRTVPAIAGYVGGDIVSDLYIAELSNDRLELIVDIGTNGEIVLNDHGKLIATATAAGPAFEGAGLLHGCRADTGVIEKIVCQPDDSIEVETIGGTPATGLCGSAAVDFIASALQTGLLNSMGRFDLDRLRAAGRLVQLDCHGMNVNACRITDAPDILITEFDVSQILKAKAAVYAGIRTLIERSGHRMSDVERLVLAGGFAAHLRIQNAITIGLLPEIPLEKYDVIGNGSLAGAYAALGAGGVWEELHRIAKLPGACHLAETNEFENRFIDALALPNLDPDEFPKTMEQL; this comes from the coding sequence GTGAAAAACCGCAGCGGAGTTTTTTTGTCTGAACTGGCGGCAGAAGCCGGGTTTCCTCTCAACATGCAGTGCGGCGGGCAGGGAGCCTGCAAAGGATGCTTTGTAGAGCTTGGGGCGGGGCGCTATCGCATTAGCGAAAAAGAGATAACCGTGGCACACGGGCAGACTCTTGAAGCGCGGGCCTGCAAAACAACTGTTCTCTGTGACTCGGCACGAATCAAGATACCCAAGCGCTCGCTGCTTAAAATCGGCGCGTGCTCTTCCGCTGATTTTTACGCCACACGAAAAAACCTGTTTCATGGTTCAGAAACCCGCGCCGGAGAACTGGGCATTGCAGTGGACATCGGCACGACCACGGTTGCCGCGATTCTCGTTGAACTTTCAACCGGCAGGATTCTGGCGCGCGAGTCGGCCTATAACCGGCAGATCGAACTGGCCGACAATATCGCCTCGCGCATCGCTCTTTGCTGTGAAGATACGAATCTGAAAAAACTTCAGCGACTGATCGTCAGCGAGACGCTTATTCCGATGTTTGGAAAACTGGCCGCCCAAAGTTCCCAATCATTAAACCGGGTGACCAAAATCGTTTTTTCCGGCAACACGGTGATGAGTCATTTGGCGCTCGGTCTTTCGGCGCTGAGTATCGGTACAATTCCATTTGAGCCGTTGACTAAAGTTTTCAGCGAGCACGCCGCACCGGAAATCGGCCTGACCAATTGTCAGAACGCCCGCGTTCGCACCGTGCCCGCCATCGCCGGATATGTCGGCGGCGATATTGTTTCCGATCTCTACATCGCAGAACTATCCAATGACCGGCTGGAACTGATCGTGGACATCGGCACCAACGGCGAAATTGTTTTAAACGATCACGGAAAGCTGATAGCCACAGCGACCGCCGCCGGCCCGGCCTTCGAAGGTGCGGGTCTGCTGCACGGCTGTCGCGCCGATACCGGTGTGATTGAAAAAATTGTCTGCCAGCCGGACGATTCGATTGAAGTCGAAACAATTGGCGGAACCCCGGCGACCGGTCTATGCGGCAGCGCGGCGGTTGATTTTATCGCATCGGCGCTGCAAACGGGATTGCTGAACAGTATGGGCCGGTTCGATCTGGACCGTCTGCGCGCCGCCGGACGCCTAGTGCAACTGGATTGCCATGGAATGAACGTCAACGCCTGCCGGATTACAGACGCGCCGGATATTCTGATTACGGAGTTTGATGTCTCACAGATTTTGAAAGCCAAAGCCGCAGTGTATGCCGGAATCCGAACATTGATCGAGCGCAGCGGGCACCGAATGAGCGACGTAGAGCGGCTGGTGCTGGCGGGCGGTTTTGCTGCGCACCTGCGGATTCAAAATGCCATAACCATCGGCCTGCTTCCGGAAATTCCGCTCGAAAAATATGATGTAATCGGCAACGGCTCGCTGGCCGGTGCCTATGCCGCACTCGGTGCGGGCGGCGTCTGGGAAGAACTGCACCGGATTGCGAAACTGCCCGGCGCCTGCCATCTGGCGGAAACCAATGAATTTGAAAACCGATTTATTGATGCGCTGGCACTTCCGAATCTTGATCCGGATGAATTCCCTAAAACCATGGAGCAGTTATGA